The sequence CCTCTAAAAATACAGGTCCAAACTTTTCTGTCATTCCATATTTTGTAACAATATCTTTAGCAATTAAAGTTGCATAATAAATATCACTACCTGCACCATCAGTAATATTTTCTTTACCAAAAATAATTTCTTCAGCTGCTCTTCCACCAAAATATCTAGCAATTCTATCTAACATATATTTTTTTGAATGAAAACTTTTCTCTTCTTCTGGAAGTGATAATGTATATCCTCCTGCAGGACCTCTTGGAATCATAGTAATCTTATGAACTCTGTCTCCTCCACCAATTATATATCCTACAATACCATGCCCAACTTCATGATAAGCTACCATCTTTTTTTCATCTTCTGGAACAACCTTTGATTTTCTTTCAGGTCCCATTTGAACTTTTTCAGATGCTTCTTCTAAGTCAGCCATAGTTATCTCAGTTCTTCCTGCTCTTGCTGCTAAGATAGCTCCTTCGTTTAAGATATTAGCTAAATCAGCACCAGCCATTCCAGCTGTTTTCTTTGCAATAATTTTAAAATCTACATCTGGGGCAAATTTTTTACCTTTGGCATGAACTTTTAATATTTCTTCTCTACCTTTGACATCAGGCATATCAACAACAACTTGTCTATCAAATCTTCCTGGTCTTCTTAAAGCTTTATCTAATACATCAGCTCTGTTTGTCGCTGCTAGAACAATTATAGTTTCGTCAGTACCAAAACCATCCATTTCAACAAGAAGTTGGTTTAGAGTTTGTTCTCTTTCATCATTTCCTCCACCTTGTCCAGTTCCTCTTTTTCTACCAACAGCATCTATTTCATCTATAAATACTATACAAGGTGCATTTTTTCTTGCTTTATTAAATAAATCTCTAACTCTTGAAGCTCCAACTCCAACAAACATTTCCACAAATTCAGAACCAGACATACTAAAGAAAGGTACTTTAGCTTCTCCAGCAACTGCTTTTGCAAGTAGAGTTTTACCAGTTCCAGGTTCTCCTAAAAGAAGAACACCCTTAGGAATTTTAGCCCCAATTTTTCTAAATTTTTCAGGCTCTTTTAAGAAATCAACAACTTCTTTTAACTCTTGTTTAGCTTCATCAATACCAGCAACATCAGCAAAAGTTACATTAGAAATATTTTCACCGTTTTCTTTTGCTCTTGATTTACCCATATTAAATATTTGTGGTCCACCACCACTTCCACCTCTATTCATTCTGTTTAGCATAAATACTAAGAAACCTATCATTATGATATAAGGTAGGAATGCTAATACTATACTAAGGAATAATGAAGGCTCAGGAGGTTCAACAGATTGGATTATAGCATTATTATTATTAATAACAGCCATTAAGTTACTATCTTCACCTAATCTATTTGTTATAAGTCTAGCTTTAAGTCCTTGTACTTCATTTTTACCATCAAAACCTAATTTAGATTTTATACTATTTGATTTTGTTTCAAGATATTTTACTTCACTTGCTTTATAACCGTAAACATAGCCATCTTTTTCTTCAACCACACCAATTTTTTTATTTTCAATATTTTTTATAAAATCTGAATAACTTATATCAACTATTTGTTGATTTTTATTTTCATCCATTATACTAGGAACAACCACTGCCAAAGTTATTATAAAGATTAACATTAATAAACCTTTAAAGTTAAAATTTACTTTTACAGCCTTTCCAACAACTCTTCTTTTTTCATCATCTCTTTTATTATTAAAAGGATTATATTTATCATCTTGTTTTTTATCTTCATCAGATGATTTTTTATCTTCAGAATCATTTTTATTTTCATTGTGACTATCTTGTTCTTGAGATTTTTCTTGTTTTGGTTCTTCTTTTTCGTTTTCTTTATTTTCTTGCTTCTCGTGAACATCAGAGTCATCTTTGTTTTTTAAATCTTCATTTTCAAACTGATTATCGTTCATTTTACCTCCTCCACTGTGATTAAAACTTTTATAAGTTTACTTTCGTTTTTATTTATTTTAGGAATATAAGCTTTTTTAACATTATAAATCCAAAATATCTTGTTATTATATAGAAAAATTGGTAATCTATCTCTCATATCCTTAGGAATTTTTTGGTCTATAAAAACTTCTTTTATCTTTTTAGAATGTTTTTCATCTAAAAAAATTCTATCTCCCTCTTTTCTATATCTGACTTCTATTATATCATTATATAGGGCATCTAGTAAATATTGATTTTTTTTCTTTGGAATATCTAAGTTTTTTACTATATTAACACTGATTTTAAAGTCATCAAAAATTTGCTCACTTGGAATTTTTAATTTGACTACTCTATTAACAATAGTAAAATTTTCTTTTTTTTCTTCAATATATAGATGTGTATAATCTTTAACTATTCTATAAGATTTGTCTAAATCAATTTTTTTAGTCCCATTACTTTTAATTAGACTGTTAATCTCATCAATTTTGTTTCTATTAACTTCTATATTTTTTTGATTTAAAAATAAACTTAATAAATTTTTTTTATCAAAGTCAGATAAAAATTTTATTTTTTCTAAAATTATCCTATTTTCTGAGTCAGTGTAATTACTTAAATTTAAGGAATTATTCTGATTGTTTTCTCTAATTTCTTCAATCAAAGAGAAAATTTTATCTTTAAATTTAATATTATATCTTTCTTCAATAAAAGGAATTAAATTTAATCTTATACTATTTCTAGTAAACTCATTTTCAAAATTTGTCTTGTCTATTTTATATTGAATTTCATTTTTATTCAAGTATTCAAGAATATCTTTTTTATATATTTCAGAGATAGGTCTTATAATATTGTTGTTTTTTATTTTTATTCCCTCTAAACCTTGTAGAGAAGTACCTCTTATAAGTCTAAATAAAAAAGTTTCTATTTGGTCATCTTTGTTGTGTGCTGTTGCAATTTTATTAGCCCCAACTTTTTCATATATTTCAGAGAAAAATTTATATCTTTCTTCTCTTCCAACTTCTTCAAGAGTTTTTCCCACTTCTTTAGCTATTTCTTTAACAGGAATTCTTTTAATAAAAATTTCTAAATTATTTTTCTTAGCATATTCAAAAGAAAAATTTTCATCAGAATCAGCATCTTCACCCCTTAGAAGATGATTTATATGAACTAAATAGATTTTGAAATTAAAGAAATATTGTAACTTTTTTAACATTTCCACTAAAAAAACTGAGTCGGGTCCACCAGAGAACCCAACCACAATAGTATCATTATTTTCTATTAGATTATATTTTTTATTAAGTTTTAATATTTCTCTAAATAATTCCATAATCCCTCTTATTTATTTTTTTGAAAATCTAAATGTTCCTTATATGTTTTACTGAAAAAATGTTCTCCTCCACCTTTTGTAACAAAGAATAAGTATTCAGTATCTGCTGGGTTATATG is a genomic window of Fusobacterium nucleatum containing:
- the tilS gene encoding tRNA lysidine(34) synthetase TilS, whose product is MELFREILKLNKKYNLIENNDTIVVGFSGGPDSVFLVEMLKKLQYFFNFKIYLVHINHLLRGEDADSDENFSFEYAKKNNLEIFIKRIPVKEIAKEVGKTLEEVGREERYKFFSEIYEKVGANKIATAHNKDDQIETFLFRLIRGTSLQGLEGIKIKNNNIIRPISEIYKKDILEYLNKNEIQYKIDKTNFENEFTRNSIRLNLIPFIEERYNIKFKDKIFSLIEEIRENNQNNSLNLSNYTDSENRIILEKIKFLSDFDKKNLLSLFLNQKNIEVNRNKIDEINSLIKSNGTKKIDLDKSYRIVKDYTHLYIEEKKENFTIVNRVVKLKIPSEQIFDDFKISVNIVKNLDIPKKKNQYLLDALYNDIIEVRYRKEGDRIFLDEKHSKKIKEVFIDQKIPKDMRDRLPIFLYNNKIFWIYNVKKAYIPKINKNESKLIKVLITVEEVK
- the ftsH gene encoding ATP-dependent zinc metalloprotease FtsH; the protein is MNDNQFENEDLKNKDDSDVHEKQENKENEKEEPKQEKSQEQDSHNENKNDSEDKKSSDEDKKQDDKYNPFNNKRDDEKRRVVGKAVKVNFNFKGLLMLIFIITLAVVVPSIMDENKNQQIVDISYSDFIKNIENKKIGVVEEKDGYVYGYKASEVKYLETKSNSIKSKLGFDGKNEVQGLKARLITNRLGEDSNLMAVINNNNAIIQSVEPPEPSLFLSIVLAFLPYIIMIGFLVFMLNRMNRGGSGGGPQIFNMGKSRAKENGENISNVTFADVAGIDEAKQELKEVVDFLKEPEKFRKIGAKIPKGVLLLGEPGTGKTLLAKAVAGEAKVPFFSMSGSEFVEMFVGVGASRVRDLFNKARKNAPCIVFIDEIDAVGRKRGTGQGGGNDEREQTLNQLLVEMDGFGTDETIIVLAATNRADVLDKALRRPGRFDRQVVVDMPDVKGREEILKVHAKGKKFAPDVDFKIIAKKTAGMAGADLANILNEGAILAARAGRTEITMADLEEASEKVQMGPERKSKVVPEDEKKMVAYHEVGHGIVGYIIGGGDRVHKITMIPRGPAGGYTLSLPEEEKSFHSKKYMLDRIARYFGGRAAEEIIFGKENITDGAGSDIYYATLIAKDIVTKYGMTEKFGPVFLEATEEDYMLQRKYYSEQTGKEVDDEIRKIITEQYSRAKNILLENREKLEEVTTILLEKETIMGPEFEAIMRGENI